Within the Sulfurospirillum barnesii SES-3 genome, the region GAGGTCTCCTCTTTGTTTTCCTCTATTCTTATAGGAACGTACAACAGCTACTCCAATGGGGTAGGCATGGGAGCACAAAGCCTTACCACAGCATTAGATATGTCACAAGGCATCCTTCAAGATGCGGACAATACCTTTGATCTTGCGCTTGGAAGCGAAGGATGGTTTGGTGTTCAAGGTGCAGATGGCAATACCTACTACACCCGTGCAGGCAGTTTTTCACTTGATGCCAATGGAAATTTGGTCGATGGCAATGGCAACTACCTTCTTGCTACATTAGGCAATAATATAACTCCAGCCAATCTAGACGCAGATACTTTGGCACAATTTGGTCAATACTACAACAATGGCACCGTAACTTCGGTGACTCCTTACAGCATTACAGCGCTCAACAATGTTGCACTTGGGACTATTGGTACACAAGGCATTGTCAATCTACCCAATCATTTGTATTATCACCCTGTTGCTACAACCATTGCTTCGTATGGTGCTAATTTAGACCCAACCATTAATGTGGACAATGTCACGCTCAATTTAGATACCACAGACTATCCAACCCAAACCCTTGATACGACAGCTAAAACCCTAAGCCTGAGTGGTACAACTGCTAATACGACCGCTGCACTCAACCCTAAAAAAGGAGATATTGTCAATGTTGTACTGCAAGATGCCAGTGGCAATAAACTCTCACTCACCGCTGAGTTAGATGAAAATTTAGCATGGAACATTAACAGCCATGATGTGAGTACATACGATTTAAGCAGTGGATTTACCGTTACATCTGCGACCCTCCAAACAGAACAAGAAGTCGCTACCCAAAAACATTTTAGTATGACAATCATTGGTCCTGATGGTGATAAAGATACTTTAGATATGACTTTTACCAAAGTCGTACCCCAAACCTCTACAGAAACCACATGGAACGCCACGGCAAATATTTAC harbors:
- a CDS encoding flagellar hook-basal body complex protein, with product MNSSFYNGVSGVKTSQFYMDVIGNNISNVNTNGYKGSSAEVSSLFSSILIGTYNSYSNGVGMGAQSLTTALDMSQGILQDADNTFDLALGSEGWFGVQGADGNTYYTRAGSFSLDANGNLVDGNGNYLLATLGNNITPANLDADTLAQFGQYYNNGTVTSVTPYSITALNNVALGTIGTQGIVNLPNHLYYHPVATTIASYGANLDPTINVDNVTLNLDTTDYPTQTLDTTAKTLSLSGTTANTTAALNPKKGDIVNVVLQDASGNKLSLTAELDENLAWNINSHDVSTYDLSSGFTVTSATLQTEQEVATQKHFSMTIIGPDGDKDTLDMTFTKVVPQTSTETTWNATANIYSFYETYDASKTYDTTQYYVDKTANKVYEIIDTQTGVLTFNADGSLASNTMPTLNNGGTALSLNLGSVGGYDGMVSNANISKSNTSSSNGTLEGFLTGYAVDTNGNIVASFSNGKSSSVAKIAVYHFQNDQGLTAQSSTLFSESANSGKAFFYTDDNGESFLGTKIYSKKLEGSNVSLATALTELIVVQKAFGASAKSITTSDELLKNAINMKA